The Clostridium septicum genome contains a region encoding:
- a CDS encoding ABC transporter ATP-binding protein has protein sequence MELINLKGIIREYGSGENIVHALRGVDLSINSGELIAIMGPSGSGKTTLLNILGCLDSPNLGEYILNGINITKLKQKDLASIRNSKFGFVVQSFALLDDYTIYENIKIPLDYNSNKVKNKKLKIKEILKMLSIEEKINKYPTELSGGQCQRVAIARALVNNPDIILADEPTGALDKEIGEQVMGIFKEINKSGKTVIIVTHDLNIASQCSRIINIEDGKIKN, from the coding sequence ATGGAGCTAATTAACTTAAAGGGTATTATAAGAGAATATGGATCTGGAGAAAATATTGTCCACGCCTTAAGAGGAGTGGATTTATCAATAAATAGTGGAGAGCTTATAGCTATTATGGGACCATCAGGATCAGGAAAGACTACTTTACTTAATATTTTAGGATGTTTAGACTCACCAAATTTAGGAGAATATATTTTAAATGGTATAAATATAACGAAATTAAAGCAAAAAGATCTTGCAAGTATTAGAAATTCTAAATTCGGTTTTGTTGTTCAATCATTTGCACTATTAGATGATTATACAATATATGAAAATATAAAAATTCCTTTAGACTATAATAGTAATAAAGTTAAAAATAAAAAATTAAAGATTAAAGAAATATTAAAAATGCTAAGTATTGAAGAAAAAATAAATAAATATCCAACAGAGTTATCAGGAGGACAATGTCAAAGAGTTGCAATCGCTAGAGCTTTAGTAAATAATCCTGATATTATTTTAGCAGATGAACCTACTGGTGCTTTAGATAAAGAAATAGGTGAACAAGTAATGGGGATATTTAAAGAAATTAACAAAAGTGGAAAAACTGTAATAATAGTAACCCATGATTTAAATATAGCATCTCAATGTAGTAGAATAATAAATATTGAAGATGGAAAAATAAAGAATTAA
- a CDS encoding FtsX-like permease family protein, with the protein MNNLWYSFRELKNNLLFKIIIIIQITIAIVLLYRVNELRSYETNKLKAMGEITNNKKIYKLVSEYESIDKFLEDKKIPNKFSNFSRSIQERFTLVTTKYGEMTLKNFDGIEKFLDKDLQNAEVEEGYSLVNSLQCTSNFFEVFNIKLSDGSFDEFNKFTKINFLEWDEQCIPIILGDSYRKIFKLNEVIETAHIKCRVVGFMNENQFILDKGIYDLCRVKNLNTFIVCPIPKNLMDANINNAFLIVDNKTSDDFNFIKNYIDNLAEKQNVKLSITDPSENITNFVQSLQYNANIKLIIIYFIVFFVTIGLIVIFTNSISTRRKEFSIHIIHGATIKDICIRIILEHVFLVSLSTIFSFLYLIKNNVLIITEIIRFEPKLFFQSALILIIIVFLVSLIPIYYLKKYRLNYLIKGE; encoded by the coding sequence ATGAATAATTTATGGTATTCCTTTAGGGAATTAAAAAATAACTTATTATTTAAAATAATAATAATAATACAAATAACTATAGCTATTGTACTATTATATAGAGTAAATGAACTTAGAAGTTATGAAACTAATAAGTTAAAAGCTATGGGGGAGATAACCAACAATAAGAAGATTTATAAATTGGTATCAGAATATGAATCAATAGATAAATTTTTAGAAGATAAGAAAATACCAAATAAGTTCAGTAATTTCTCAAGAAGTATACAAGAAAGATTTACATTAGTTACAACTAAATATGGAGAAATGACTTTAAAAAATTTTGATGGTATAGAGAAATTCTTAGATAAGGATCTTCAAAATGCAGAAGTAGAAGAAGGATATTCTTTGGTAAATTCACTTCAATGCACTTCAAACTTTTTTGAAGTTTTTAATATTAAATTATCAGATGGAAGTTTTGATGAGTTTAACAAATTTACAAAGATTAATTTTTTAGAATGGGATGAACAATGTATTCCCATTATTCTAGGAGATTCTTATAGAAAAATATTTAAACTAAATGAAGTAATAGAGACAGCACATATTAAGTGTAGAGTTGTTGGATTTATGAATGAAAATCAATTTATTTTAGATAAAGGTATTTATGATTTATGTAGAGTAAAAAATCTTAATACATTCATTGTATGTCCTATTCCTAAAAATCTTATGGATGCTAACATAAATAACGCTTTTTTAATAGTAGACAATAAAACTTCTGATGATTTTAATTTTATTAAAAATTATATAGATAATTTAGCTGAAAAACAAAATGTCAAGTTATCAATTACAGATCCTAGTGAAAATATAACTAATTTTGTACAATCCCTTCAATATAATGCTAATATAAAACTAATAATTATATACTTTATAGTATTTTTTGTAACAATTGGCTTGATAGTTATATTTACTAATAGTATTTCAACAAGGCGAAAAGAATTTTCAATACATATAATACATGGAGCAACAATTAAAGATATATGTATAAGAATAATTTTAGAGCATGTTTTTCTAGTTAGTTTATCAACAATATTTTCATTTTTATACCTAATAAAAAATAATGTTTTAATAATTACAGAGATAATTAGATTTGAACCAAAATTATTTTTCCAATCTGCTTTAATACTTATTATTATTGTATTTTTAGTTTCTTTAATTCCTATATATTATTTGAAGAAATACAGATTAAATTATTTGATAAAAGGAGAATAA
- a CDS encoding ABC transporter permease, with amino-acid sequence MINLKKYMKMIFIIIIFSLIVFTFSIVSSILISDYKMNVEINNAQNIDTSYLQFDDSNKVSFNDVINILNDYQKSKIYMEYDPIPKYISNNTLFGKGIYCNYNINNNIPILEGRDFTLKEMNSNDRKVLVGNKLRSYIVKENDKNYFTIGKEKFEVIGILGSIERETGYDYTFIINLKSSDDFSDLRARWRLNVSDENDLKSILNNYKDLAIEHGMNVNISNENYSKVNLIDIFGIHPEFTGVFIMVFGFGLINLIIVVYYWMNKNIKEIGIRKAYGGNDFKISLHIIVQYEIGVIISVIVGILAHLCLKPILIVMFPMFTFKLYYENIIFATVFFMIIGVIVAIIPLIKAKKVQPVTIMKGNLK; translated from the coding sequence ATGATAAATTTAAAAAAATATATGAAAATGATATTTATAATAATAATATTTTCATTAATCGTATTTACATTTTCTATAGTTTCTAGCATATTAATTTCAGATTATAAAATGAATGTAGAAATTAATAATGCACAAAATATAGATACAAGTTATTTACAATTTGATGATTCAAATAAAGTTTCATTTAATGATGTAATAAATATTTTAAATGATTATCAAAAATCGAAAATATATATGGAGTATGATCCTATACCTAAATATATTAGCAATAATACATTATTTGGTAAAGGGATATATTGTAATTATAATATAAATAATAATATTCCAATCCTAGAAGGTAGAGATTTTACTCTTAAAGAAATGAACTCAAATGATAGAAAAGTTCTAGTTGGAAATAAGTTAAGATCATATATTGTTAAAGAAAATGATAAGAATTATTTTACTATAGGTAAAGAAAAATTTGAGGTAATTGGTATCTTAGGAAGTATAGAAAGAGAAACGGGATATGATTATACATTTATAATTAATTTAAAATCTAGTGACGATTTTTCAGATTTAAGAGCTAGATGGAGATTAAATGTAAGTGATGAAAATGACTTGAAAAGTATTTTAAATAACTATAAAGATTTAGCTATAGAGCATGGTATGAATGTTAATATTAGTAATGAAAACTATAGTAAAGTAAATCTGATTGATATTTTTGGAATTCATCCTGAATTTACAGGTGTTTTCATAATGGTTTTTGGATTTGGATTAATAAATCTTATAATTGTAGTTTATTATTGGATGAATAAAAATATTAAAGAAATAGGTATTAGAAAGGCTTATGGAGGTAATGATTTTAAAATATCTCTTCATATAATAGTACAATATGAAATAGGTGTAATTATTTCTGTAATAGTTGGAATACTGGCTCATTTATGTTTAAAACCAATTTTAATTGTAATGTTTCCAATGTTTACTTTTAAATTATATTATGAAAATATTATTTTTGCTACAGTATTTTTCATGATTATTGGAGTGATTGTTGCCATAATTCCTTTAATTAAAGCAAAAAAAGTTCAGCCAGTGACAATTATGAAAGGAAATCTAAAATGA
- a CDS encoding DUF7916 family protein, producing the protein MKRLLSCYASDIKNMSSKDLKQAILASEGRIILGETVVTSAPLLEGVTNAEVMCAFGADMVLLNEFDVFEKKINGMKYEDNPIKKIKELVGRPVGINLEPVDYDASLLEEKINLSSGRLATVNTFCEAENLGVDFICLTGNPATGVSNESINNSIEIAKKHYSGLIFAGKMHGAGVSEKLLDEKIILSFIENGADGILIPAASTVPGVNETLLTDIINKIKEKNALVMCAIGTSQESSDEETIKLIGLSNKRVGADIHHIGDGGYGRMPIPENIMALSIAVRGKRHTYFKMTQSVNR; encoded by the coding sequence ATGAAAAGATTATTAAGTTGTTATGCAAGTGATATTAAAAATATGTCATCTAAGGATCTAAAGCAAGCTATTTTAGCAAGTGAAGGAAGAATAATACTTGGAGAAACTGTTGTAACTTCAGCACCTCTTTTAGAAGGGGTTACAAATGCAGAAGTAATGTGTGCTTTTGGAGCAGATATGGTTTTATTAAATGAATTTGATGTATTTGAAAAAAAGATTAATGGAATGAAATATGAAGATAATCCAATAAAAAAGATTAAGGAGCTTGTAGGAAGACCAGTAGGTATAAATTTAGAACCTGTAGATTATGATGCTAGTTTATTAGAAGAAAAAATAAATTTATCTAGTGGAAGACTTGCAACAGTAAATACTTTTTGCGAGGCTGAAAATTTAGGAGTTGATTTCATATGTTTAACAGGAAATCCTGCTACAGGTGTATCCAATGAATCAATTAATAATTCAATTGAAATTGCAAAGAAGCATTATTCAGGATTAATATTTGCAGGAAAAATGCATGGTGCAGGTGTTTCAGAGAAATTACTAGATGAAAAAATAATACTTTCTTTCATAGAAAATGGAGCAGATGGTATTTTAATACCAGCAGCTAGTACAGTTCCAGGAGTTAATGAAACTTTGTTAACGGATATTATTAATAAAATAAAAGAAAAAAATGCTTTAGTTATGTGTGCAATTGGAACTAGTCAAGAAAGTTCAGATGAAGAAACAATTAAATTAATAGGGTTAAGTAATAAAAGAGTTGGAGCAGATATACATCATATTGGAGATGGTGGATACGGAAGAATGCCAATTCCTGAAAATATAATGGCTTTATCAATAGCAGTAAGAGGTAAAAGGCATACCTACTTTAAAATGACTCAATCTGTAAATAGATAA
- a CDS encoding LacI family DNA-binding transcriptional regulator: MTNIYDIAKKSGFSPSTVSRALNNNSRISKETRTIICNIANEMNYVPNNKAISLSTGKSYTLGVIIPYITYNSYYDSIINSIIYESFKMNYRVTFLPTNYQKDIEIDYLKLLSTKEFDGIIISSAANSYDTIEKYLKYGHIVSCEYTDNSSIPSVIIEKTKTYKYILQILKDNNIENIGVTFSRNINSSLNSQNTYSTFCENLINFNEQNTFPNCRTFDDGIKAATYFHKFIPKLQCIFANSDEIASGIYWYFNTHEKKVPIIIGQDNSSISKVLNFSTIDFNLNLLGSEAVKLCISGVKEKKIITATFINRTIFK, from the coding sequence ATGACTAATATATATGATATAGCAAAGAAATCTGGCTTTTCACCATCTACTGTTTCAAGAGCTTTAAATAATAATTCTAGAATATCAAAAGAAACAAGAACAATAATTTGCAATATAGCTAATGAAATGAATTATGTACCTAATAATAAAGCTATTAGTCTAAGTACTGGTAAAAGTTATACTCTTGGAGTTATTATTCCTTATATAACATATAACTCCTATTATGATTCTATAATTAACTCTATTATTTATGAAAGCTTTAAAATGAATTATAGAGTAACTTTTTTGCCAACTAATTATCAAAAAGATATTGAAATAGATTATTTGAAATTACTTTCCACTAAAGAATTTGATGGAATAATTATAAGTTCTGCTGCAAATTCCTATGATACTATTGAAAAGTATTTAAAATATGGTCATATTGTAAGTTGTGAATATACCGACAATTCCTCTATTCCATCAGTAATTATAGAAAAAACTAAAACTTATAAATATATATTACAAATATTAAAAGATAACAATATAGAAAATATAGGTGTTACTTTTAGTAGAAACATTAATAGTAGTTTAAATTCACAAAATACATACTCTACATTTTGTGAAAATTTAATTAACTTTAATGAACAAAACACCTTTCCAAACTGTAGAACTTTTGATGATGGGATAAAAGCAGCTACTTACTTTCATAAGTTTATACCTAAATTACAATGTATCTTTGCCAATAGTGATGAAATTGCATCAGGAATTTACTGGTACTTTAATACCCATGAAAAAAAAGTACCTATTATTATTGGTCAGGATAATTCCTCAATAAGTAAAGTTCTTAATTTTTCTACAATAGACTTTAACTTAAACCTTCTAGGAAGTGAAGCTGTTAAACTTTGCATTTCAGGAGTTAAAGAGAAAAAAATAATAACTGCTACTTTTATTAACAGAACTATATTTAAATAA
- the potE gene encoding putrescine-ornithine antiporter, which produces MKKQKNKMSVMQLTMITAINMMGSGIIMLPTKLAEVGTMSILSWVVTGVGSMALAYVFAQCGMFSRKPGGMGGYAEYSHGKSGNFMANYSYGISLIIANIAIAISAVGYATVLFDVELSPVAVGLCTIFTLWLATVLNFGGASITGKLGSFTVWGVIIPVLVMSTVGWFWFSGADYVSSWNPNNFSFFDGIGKSISITLWAFLGLESASANMDAVDNPKKNVPIACLGGTIGAAIIYIVSTNVIAGIVPNADLLSSNAPFGLAFATMFSPMVGKIVMGMMIISCFGSLLGWQFTIAGVFRTSAIEGYFPKIFGKVTKNETPIIGMVIITIIQSLLALMTVSPSLSKQFDVLVNLAVVTNVIPYLLSMGAVNVILKSENVPEKKVKITTFISIIASIYSLYALYSSGVESMFYGSIVTFAGWVLYGFVSYRFDLKKDSEAEKVEVQSLNTIHE; this is translated from the coding sequence ATGAAAAAACAAAAAAATAAAATGAGTGTAATGCAGTTAACAATGATAACTGCAATAAACATGATGGGATCAGGTATAATAATGCTTCCAACTAAGTTGGCAGAAGTAGGTACTATGTCTATATTATCATGGGTAGTAACAGGGGTAGGATCTATGGCGTTAGCCTATGTTTTTGCTCAATGTGGAATGTTTAGCCGTAAACCAGGCGGAATGGGTGGATATGCTGAATATTCACATGGAAAATCAGGAAACTTTATGGCAAACTATTCATATGGAATATCTTTAATAATAGCTAATATAGCAATAGCAATTTCAGCAGTTGGATATGCAACTGTATTATTTGATGTTGAACTTTCTCCAGTGGCAGTAGGGTTATGTACAATATTTACATTATGGCTAGCTACTGTGTTAAATTTTGGAGGAGCAAGTATAACTGGTAAACTTGGTTCATTTACAGTTTGGGGAGTAATAATTCCAGTATTAGTAATGTCAACAGTTGGTTGGTTCTGGTTTAGTGGAGCAGATTATGTGTCTTCATGGAATCCTAACAATTTCTCTTTCTTTGATGGTATAGGTAAATCAATTTCAATAACATTATGGGCCTTTTTAGGATTAGAATCAGCTTCAGCTAATATGGATGCAGTGGATAATCCTAAGAAAAATGTTCCAATAGCTTGTTTAGGTGGAACAATAGGTGCAGCAATTATATATATCGTATCTACAAATGTTATTGCGGGTATTGTACCGAATGCAGATTTATTAAGCTCTAATGCTCCATTTGGACTAGCTTTTGCAACAATGTTTAGCCCTATGGTTGGAAAAATTGTAATGGGTATGATGATAATTTCATGCTTTGGTTCATTATTAGGATGGCAATTTACTATAGCAGGTGTATTTAGAACATCAGCTATTGAAGGATATTTCCCAAAAATATTTGGAAAAGTTACAAAGAATGAAACACCAATAATTGGTATGGTTATAATTACTATAATTCAATCTTTACTTGCATTAATGACAGTTAGTCCAAGTTTATCAAAGCAATTTGATGTACTTGTTAACTTAGCAGTAGTTACAAATGTTATTCCTTACTTATTATCAATGGGTGCAGTTAATGTAATATTAAAATCAGAAAATGTACCTGAGAAGAAAGTTAAGATTACGACATTTATATCTATAATTGCTTCAATATATAGCTTATATGCTTTATATTCTTCAGGAGTTGAATCAATGTTCTATGGCTCAATAGTAACATTTGCAGGTTGGGTATTATATGGATTTGTTTCATATAGATTTGATCTAAAAAAAGATTCAGAAGCAGAAAAAGTGGAAGTACAATCTTTAAATACGATTCATGAGTAA
- a CDS encoding ornithine decarboxylase, whose product MNKLKIAYTLESKEYFDTTRELVLAEETDFTDVAAVVVTDSDIELINAAHDTKFGIPIFIVLKNTDKLSSEFAEKAYRVIDGNAFDSKLYTRVVETAASQYEEKMLPPFFKTLTSYVERGNVQFDCPGHQGGQYFRKHPAGRYLYEFFGENVFRADICNADVALGDLLIHEGPAVDAEQNAARIYNADKTYFVMNGTSASNNVVVGSLVSPGDLVLFDRNNHKSVYNSALVQNGATPVYLETGRNPFGFIGGIDAHCFDEKYIREEISKVNPEKANEKRPFRLAVIQLGTYDGTIYNARQVVDKIGHLCDYILFDSAWVGYEQFIPMMRDCSPLLLELNENDPGIFVTQSVHKQQAGFSQASQIHKKDSHIKGQRRYVDHKRFNNSFMLYASTSPFYPLYSTLDVNAKMQEGEAGRRLWADCIKLGVEARKSVLKSCSMIKPFIPPVVNGKKWEEYDTEEIANNIDFFRFVPGEKWHSFEGYGENQYFVDPNKFMLTTPGINAETGEYEDFGIPATILANYLREVGIIPEKNDLNSILFLLTPAETSTKMQNLVAQFAKFEKLVNEDAPLSEVLPSLYNKNIERYRGYTIRQLCQEMHDFYKNSDAKNYQKRLFRSEYLPERGMVYDKDATEARVMTAQDAKWALIRNNAKLVPLENIVGEIALEGALPYPPGVFCVVPGEVWSETAKIYFTILQDGINQFPGFAPEIQGVYLEEQNDGTVKAFGYVLDNKHI is encoded by the coding sequence ATGAATAAATTAAAAATTGCTTATACGCTAGAATCAAAAGAATATTTTGATACTACAAGAGAATTAGTTTTAGCAGAGGAAACAGATTTTACAGATGTAGCAGCAGTAGTAGTAACTGATTCAGATATTGAATTAATAAATGCAGCACATGATACTAAATTTGGAATCCCAATATTTATAGTACTTAAGAATACAGACAAATTATCAAGTGAGTTTGCAGAAAAAGCATACCGTGTAATAGATGGAAATGCTTTTGATTCAAAACTTTATACTAGAGTTGTTGAAACTGCAGCATCACAATATGAAGAAAAAATGTTACCTCCTTTCTTTAAAACTTTAACTAGCTATGTAGAAAGAGGAAATGTTCAATTTGATTGTCCAGGACATCAAGGAGGACAATATTTCCGTAAACATCCAGCTGGTAGATATCTTTATGAATTCTTTGGAGAAAATGTTTTTAGAGCAGATATCTGTAATGCAGACGTTGCATTAGGAGATTTATTAATTCATGAAGGACCAGCAGTTGATGCAGAACAAAATGCAGCTAGAATTTATAATGCAGATAAAACTTACTTTGTAATGAATGGTACTAGTGCATCAAACAACGTTGTTGTAGGATCTTTAGTTTCACCAGGAGACTTAGTATTATTTGATAGAAACAACCATAAATCAGTATATAACTCAGCTTTAGTTCAAAATGGTGCAACTCCTGTATATTTAGAAACAGGACGTAACCCATTTGGATTTATTGGAGGAATTGATGCTCATTGCTTCGATGAAAAGTATATAAGAGAAGAAATAAGCAAAGTTAATCCAGAAAAAGCAAATGAAAAGAGACCATTTAGATTAGCAGTAATCCAACTTGGAACTTACGATGGAACTATTTACAACGCAAGACAAGTAGTTGACAAAATAGGACATTTATGTGACTATATCTTATTTGACTCTGCTTGGGTAGGATATGAACAATTTATTCCAATGATGAGAGACTGCTCACCATTATTACTTGAATTAAATGAAAATGACCCAGGAATATTTGTAACTCAATCAGTTCACAAACAACAAGCTGGTTTCTCACAAGCATCACAAATTCATAAGAAAGATAGTCATATAAAAGGACAACGTCGTTATGTTGATCATAAGAGATTTAATAACTCATTTATGCTTTATGCATCAACAAGTCCATTCTATCCTTTATACTCAACTTTAGATGTAAATGCTAAAATGCAAGAAGGAGAAGCTGGAAGACGTCTATGGGCTGATTGTATAAAACTAGGTGTTGAAGCTAGAAAATCAGTTCTTAAAAGCTGTTCAATGATAAAACCATTTATACCACCAGTAGTAAACGGAAAGAAATGGGAAGAATATGATACAGAAGAAATAGCTAATAACATTGATTTCTTCAGATTTGTACCAGGAGAAAAATGGCATTCATTTGAAGGATACGGAGAAAACCAATACTTTGTTGATCCAAATAAATTTATGTTAACAACACCAGGTATAAATGCAGAAACAGGAGAATATGAAGACTTCGGAATACCTGCAACTATACTTGCAAACTATTTAAGAGAAGTAGGAATAATTCCAGAAAAGAATGATTTAAATTCAATATTATTCTTATTAACTCCAGCAGAAACTTCAACTAAAATGCAAAACTTAGTTGCTCAATTTGCAAAATTTGAGAAGTTAGTTAATGAAGATGCACCATTAAGTGAAGTTTTACCAAGCTTATATAATAAGAATATAGAACGTTATAGAGGATATACAATCAGACAATTATGTCAAGAAATGCATGACTTCTATAAGAATAGTGATGCTAAGAATTATCAAAAGAGATTATTTAGATCAGAATACCTACCAGAAAGAGGAATGGTATATGACAAGGATGCAACAGAAGCTAGAGTAATGACAGCTCAAGATGCTAAATGGGCATTAATAAGAAATAATGCTAAGTTAGTTCCACTAGAAAATATAGTAGGGGAAATAGCATTAGAAGGAGCTCTTCCATATCCACCAGGAGTATTCTGTGTAGTTCCAGGTGAAGTTTGGAGTGAAACAGCTAAAATATACTTTACAATTTTACAAGATGGAATAAATCAATTCCCAGGATTTGCTCCAGAAATTCAAGGTGTTTATCTTGAAGAACAAAATGATGGTACAGTTAAAGCATTTGGATATGTATTAGATAACAAGCATATTTAA
- a CDS encoding PucR family transcriptional regulator, whose amino-acid sequence MAITVEEALELQILDGFEVIAGKNGLSKKITNVAVWDYETGSLIKENFRAGDFALSTLVAIKDNIDELYGSVERMIEVGITCLAIKNIYFDYIPEEVIKLADKNDFVLMLFRDTFTEDVIVEVNKAITIKKQYENLALQIDKILYDNLNEETIKKLAYNININFKENNIVAYCKKKNNKLIGLREFSHEEMQDAYSRVIHYKGGYLVINTFNDIDSDEVENIILRRLEWLGFSPKEYVIGVSNLHYKIADLDKSIQESLYAFKHSKTYNKETSFFRKIGLNRIFIPILDNPWVQKYYNEVIEPLIQYDKSNDTELVRTAIKYIENNGDIKTTAEELFQHGNTVRYRIDKINKIISAHCKNEHFYEELAVGVRIYTLLNNPL is encoded by the coding sequence ATGGCTATAACAGTTGAGGAAGCACTAGAACTTCAAATATTAGATGGATTTGAGGTAATAGCAGGAAAAAATGGTTTATCTAAAAAAATAACAAATGTAGCTGTTTGGGATTACGAAACAGGAAGTTTGATAAAGGAAAATTTTAGAGCTGGGGATTTTGCATTAAGTACATTAGTAGCAATAAAAGATAATATAGACGAGCTATACGGAAGTGTAGAAAGAATGATTGAAGTTGGTATTACTTGTTTAGCAATTAAGAATATATATTTCGATTATATTCCAGAAGAGGTAATAAAGCTTGCTGATAAAAACGATTTTGTTTTAATGCTATTTAGGGATACATTTACAGAAGATGTAATAGTTGAAGTAAATAAGGCTATAACAATAAAAAAGCAATATGAAAATTTAGCTTTACAAATAGATAAAATATTATATGATAATTTAAATGAAGAAACTATAAAAAAACTCGCCTATAATATAAATATTAATTTTAAGGAAAATAATATTGTTGCATATTGTAAGAAGAAAAATAACAAACTAATAGGATTAAGAGAATTTTCACATGAAGAGATGCAAGATGCGTATAGTAGAGTAATTCATTATAAAGGTGGTTATTTAGTTATTAATACTTTTAATGATATAGATTCAGATGAGGTTGAAAATATTATTTTAAGAAGGTTAGAGTGGTTGGGATTTTCCCCAAAAGAGTATGTTATAGGAGTTAGTAATTTACATTATAAAATTGCTGATTTGGACAAGTCAATACAAGAAAGTTTATATGCTTTTAAGCACTCAAAAACTTACAATAAAGAAACTTCATTCTTTAGAAAAATAGGATTAAATAGAATTTTTATACCTATTTTAGATAACCCTTGGGTACAAAAATATTATAATGAAGTAATAGAGCCATTAATTCAATATGATAAAAGTAACGATACTGAACTAGTTAGAACTGCCATAAAATATATTGAAAATAACGGAGATATAAAGACAACAGCTGAAGAATTATTTCAGCATGGTAATACTGTAAGATATAGAATTGATAAAATCAACAAGATAATTAGTGCTCATTGTAAGAATGAACACTTTTATGAGGAACTAGCTGTAGGAGTTAGAATATATACTTTGCTTAATAATCCATTGTAA
- a CDS encoding DEAD/DEAH box helicase, whose amino-acid sequence MNFKELGINENIIKILKKAGIATPTEIQKKSIKEILNGRDIIAEAQTGTGKTLAFLLPIFENISLSSKGVQCLIITPTRELAIQITEEATKLKEGKEIGILAMYGGKDIGAQLNKLKGDIQIIIATPGRLLDHIKRKTVDLKKLKTIVIDEADQMLLMGFRNEIDLVMKERPKKVQTLCFSATMDSSVKKLAYRYMNEPKVISVKKEEITLENIRQQVVETTDRLKREALCEVLDKDNPFMAIIFCRTKRRADELEIVMHRRGYNCKVIHSDIPQNKRERIMKSFRNADIQYLIATDVASRGLDIGGVSHIYNYDIPEKVETYIHRIGRTGRAGEDGYTCLFVDPKDARLLGDIEKEIKFKIPRRTIIIE is encoded by the coding sequence ATGAATTTTAAAGAGTTAGGAATAAATGAAAATATAATAAAAATTTTAAAAAAGGCGGGGATAGCAACGCCAACTGAAATTCAAAAGAAAAGTATAAAAGAAATATTAAATGGTAGGGATATTATAGCAGAAGCACAAACAGGTACAGGTAAAACTTTAGCATTTTTATTACCTATATTTGAAAATATCTCATTATCATCTAAAGGTGTTCAATGTTTAATAATTACTCCAACAAGAGAATTAGCAATACAAATTACTGAAGAAGCTACTAAGCTAAAAGAAGGTAAAGAAATTGGTATTTTAGCTATGTATGGAGGAAAGGATATAGGAGCACAGTTAAATAAGTTAAAAGGGGATATTCAAATTATTATTGCTACGCCAGGAAGACTTCTTGATCATATAAAGAGAAAAACTGTTGATTTAAAGAAATTAAAAACTATAGTTATAGATGAAGCAGATCAAATGTTGCTTATGGGATTTAGAAATGAAATAGATTTAGTAATGAAAGAAAGGCCGAAGAAAGTTCAAACATTATGTTTCTCTGCAACAATGGATTCTTCAGTTAAGAAACTAGCATATAGATATATGAATGAACCAAAAGTTATTTCTGTTAAAAAAGAAGAAATAACCTTAGAAAATATTAGACAACAAGTTGTAGAGACTACAGATAGATTAAAAAGAGAAGCTTTATGTGAAGTCTTAGATAAAGATAATCCTTTTATGGCTATTATATTTTGTAGAACAAAAAGAAGAGCTGATGAGCTTGAGATAGTTATGCATAGAAGAGGATATAACTGTAAGGTAATACATAGTGATATACCACAAAACAAACGTGAAAGAATCATGAAGTCATTTAGAAATGCAGATATTCAATATCTAATAGCTACAGATGTGGCTTCAAGAGGCTTAGACATAGGTGGAGTAAGTCATATATATAATTATGATATTCCTGAAAAGGTAGAAACATACATTCATCGTATAGGTAGAACAGGTAGAGCTGGAGAAGATGGTTACACATGTTTATTTGTAGATCCAAAGGATGCAAGACTTTTAGGAGACATAGAAAAGGAAATAAAATTTAAAATACCAAGAAGAACTATTATAATAGAATAA